A window of the Alnus glutinosa chromosome 4, dhAlnGlut1.1, whole genome shotgun sequence genome harbors these coding sequences:
- the LOC133866157 gene encoding uncharacterized protein LOC133866157 — protein MVTNNYATNHGLSQLEVVDLLVSGFIGTLQTWWEKHLIEESKDSVKYVVKIDPEGNPIFNEAIGLGNSDAINTLFYTIIENFVGTPNHLTSRIHDQLSNQRCPTLSNFRWYKDIKQVLVNEDNVIEYDSLTYRNIISAIQKEGLKMCSDMEISNQANKDKKKAKYEMGNFCELYGLPSVAPSKKHKKSHKHKEHKDYSRTFKRFKKRDFEPNEYYKKDRQKPKQRRFKNRSGCYKCGKPGHFAKDCKVKNTIKQQKSQ, from the exons ATGGTCACAAATAACTATGCTACTAATCATGGCTTAAGTCAACTAGAGGTTGTTGACCTCTTGGTTTCAGGTTTCATAGGAACCTTGCAAACTTGGTGGGAAAAGCATCTCATTGAAGAGTCAAAAGACAGCGTAAAATATGTTGTTAAGATTGACCCTGAAGGAAATCCTATATTCAATGAAGCAATTGGATTAGGAAATTCAGATGCTATTAACACCCTGTTCTATACCATCATAGAAAACTTCGTTGGAACCCCTAACCACCTTACATCTAGGATTCATGACCAGTTGAGTAACCAAAGATGCCCAACCTTAAGTAATTTTAGATGGTACAAAGAT ATCAAACAAGTCCTTGTTAATGAGGATAATGTGATAGAATATGATAGTCTCACTTACAggaatatcataagtgctatccaaaaagaaggtcTAAAGATGTGTAGTGATATGGAAATATCAAATCAAGCCAATAAGGACAAGAAAAAAGCTAAATATGAAATGGGAAACTTTTGTGAACTGTATGGCCTACCTTCAGTAGCACCATCCAAAAAACATAAGAAATCCCACAAGCACAAAGAGCACAAAGATTATAGTAGAACGTTTAAAAGatttaagaaaagagatttTGAGCCAAATGAATACTATAAGAAAGATAGACAAAAGCCCAAACAACGAAGATTTAAGAATAGATCAGGTTGTTACAAGTGTGGTAAGCCTGGCCACTTTGCAAAAGATTGCAAAGTTAAGAACACTATTAAGCAACAAAAATCTCAATGA